One Salvelinus fontinalis isolate EN_2023a chromosome 27, ASM2944872v1, whole genome shotgun sequence genomic region harbors:
- the LOC129825570 gene encoding translation initiation factor eIF-2B subunit beta-like isoform X2, translating into MPGADKETDLTERIEAFLADLKRGGSGTGPLRGSGEMARETTYLLRRITAQARWSSAGDLMEIIRNEGRRMTAAQPSETTVGNMVRRVLKIIREEYARSRGSSEETEQQESLHKLLTSGGLSEENFRQQFVHLKANVIEAINELLTELDGTTDNIAMQALEHIHSNEVIMTVGRSRTVEAFLKDAARKRKFHVIVAECAPFCQGHEMATGLSKAGIETTVIADAAIFAVMSRVNKVIIGTQTVLANGGLRAVNGAHSVALAARHHSTPLIVCAPMFKLSPQFPNEEDTFHKFVSPHEVLPFTAGEILSKVNVHCPVFDM; encoded by the exons ATGCCTGGGGCAGACAAGGAAACAGATCTTACGGAACGAATCGAGGCTTTTCTTGCCGATTTGAAGCGGGGAGGCAGTGGGACAGGACCCCTCCGAGGGTCGGGGGAAATGGCCAGAGAAACCACATATTTGCTTCGGAGAATAACAGCCCAAGCACGATGGAGCAGCGCAG GCGACCTGATGGAGATCATTCGCAACGAGGGAAGGAGAATGACGGCCGCCCAACCGTCCGAGACCACCGTGGGAAACATGGTACGGCGCGTGCTCAAGATCATCAGGGAGGAGTATGCCAg GTCCCGTGGTAGCAGTGAGGAGACCGAGCAGCAGGAGTCCCTCCACAAGCTGCTGACGTCGGGGGGGCTGAGTGAGGAGAATTTCAGACAACAGTTTGTTCATCTCAAAGCCAACGTCATAGAGGCCATCAATGAACTCCTCACAGAGCTAG ATGGCACCACAGACAACATCGCCATGCAGGCCCTGGAACACATCCACTCCAACGAGGTCATCATGACTGTCGGCCGCTCACGTACCGTCGAGGCCTTCCTCAAAGACGCAGCGAGGAAACGCAAGTTCCACGTCATCGTGGCCGAGTGTGCCCCCTTCTGCCAG GGTCATGAAATGGCTACAGGTCTCTCCAAAGCGGGCATCGAGACCACTGTAATAGCAGATGCTGCCATATTTGCAGTGATGTCCCGAGTGAATAAG GTCATCATCGGCACACAGACAGTTCTAGCCAATGGCGGGCTCAGGGCGGTCAATGGAGCCCACTCTGTAGCTCTAGCAGCCAGGCACCACTCTACTCCCCTCATCGTCTGTGCTCCCATGTTCAAGCTCTCGCCTCAG TTCCCCAATGAAGAGGACACATTCCATAAGTTTGTCTCGCCACATGAGGTGCTTCCCTTCACAGCAG GAGAGATTCTATCCAAGGTGAACGTGCACTGTCCCGTGTTCGACATGTGA
- the LOC129825570 gene encoding translation initiation factor eIF-2B subunit beta-like isoform X1 gives MPGADKETDLTERIEAFLADLKRGGSGTGPLRGSGEMARETTYLLRRITAQARWSSAGDLMEIIRNEGRRMTAAQPSETTVGNMVRRVLKIIREEYARSRGSSEETEQQESLHKLLTSGGLSEENFRQQFVHLKANVIEAINELLTELDGTTDNIAMQALEHIHSNEVIMTVGRSRTVEAFLKDAARKRKFHVIVAECAPFCQGHEMATGLSKAGIETTVIADAAIFAVMSRVNKVIIGTQTVLANGGLRAVNGAHSVALAARHHSTPLIVCAPMFKLSPQFPNEEDTFHKFVSPHEVLPFTAGEILSKVNVHCPVFDYVPPELITLFISNIGGNAPSYIYRLMSELYHPEDHEL, from the exons ATGCCTGGGGCAGACAAGGAAACAGATCTTACGGAACGAATCGAGGCTTTTCTTGCCGATTTGAAGCGGGGAGGCAGTGGGACAGGACCCCTCCGAGGGTCGGGGGAAATGGCCAGAGAAACCACATATTTGCTTCGGAGAATAACAGCCCAAGCACGATGGAGCAGCGCAG GCGACCTGATGGAGATCATTCGCAACGAGGGAAGGAGAATGACGGCCGCCCAACCGTCCGAGACCACCGTGGGAAACATGGTACGGCGCGTGCTCAAGATCATCAGGGAGGAGTATGCCAg GTCCCGTGGTAGCAGTGAGGAGACCGAGCAGCAGGAGTCCCTCCACAAGCTGCTGACGTCGGGGGGGCTGAGTGAGGAGAATTTCAGACAACAGTTTGTTCATCTCAAAGCCAACGTCATAGAGGCCATCAATGAACTCCTCACAGAGCTAG ATGGCACCACAGACAACATCGCCATGCAGGCCCTGGAACACATCCACTCCAACGAGGTCATCATGACTGTCGGCCGCTCACGTACCGTCGAGGCCTTCCTCAAAGACGCAGCGAGGAAACGCAAGTTCCACGTCATCGTGGCCGAGTGTGCCCCCTTCTGCCAG GGTCATGAAATGGCTACAGGTCTCTCCAAAGCGGGCATCGAGACCACTGTAATAGCAGATGCTGCCATATTTGCAGTGATGTCCCGAGTGAATAAG GTCATCATCGGCACACAGACAGTTCTAGCCAATGGCGGGCTCAGGGCGGTCAATGGAGCCCACTCTGTAGCTCTAGCAGCCAGGCACCACTCTACTCCCCTCATCGTCTGTGCTCCCATGTTCAAGCTCTCGCCTCAG TTCCCCAATGAAGAGGACACATTCCATAAGTTTGTCTCGCCACATGAGGTGCTTCCCTTCACAGCAG GAGAGATTCTATCCAAGGTGAACGTGCACTGTCCCGTGTTCGACTACGTTCCTCCTGAACTCATCACTCTGTTTATCTCTAACATCGGCGGCAACGCTCCCTCCTACATCTATCGGCTGATGAGTGAGCTCTACCACCCCGAGGACCACGAACTGTAA
- the LOC129825570 gene encoding translation initiation factor eIF-2B subunit beta-like isoform X4 — protein MPGADKETDLTERIEAFLADLKRGGSGTGPLRGSGEMARETTYLLRRITAQARWSSAGDLMEIIRNEGRRMTAAQPSETTVGNMVRRVLKIIREEYARSRGSSEETEQQESLHKLLTSGGLSEENFRQQFVHLKANVIEAINELLTELDGTTDNIAMQALEHIHSNEVIMTVGRSRTVEAFLKDAARKRKFHVIVAECAPFCQGHEMATGLSKAGIETTVIADAAIFAVMSRVNKVIIGTQTVLANGGLRAVNGAHSVALAARHHSTPLIVCAPMFKLSPQERFYPR, from the exons ATGCCTGGGGCAGACAAGGAAACAGATCTTACGGAACGAATCGAGGCTTTTCTTGCCGATTTGAAGCGGGGAGGCAGTGGGACAGGACCCCTCCGAGGGTCGGGGGAAATGGCCAGAGAAACCACATATTTGCTTCGGAGAATAACAGCCCAAGCACGATGGAGCAGCGCAG GCGACCTGATGGAGATCATTCGCAACGAGGGAAGGAGAATGACGGCCGCCCAACCGTCCGAGACCACCGTGGGAAACATGGTACGGCGCGTGCTCAAGATCATCAGGGAGGAGTATGCCAg GTCCCGTGGTAGCAGTGAGGAGACCGAGCAGCAGGAGTCCCTCCACAAGCTGCTGACGTCGGGGGGGCTGAGTGAGGAGAATTTCAGACAACAGTTTGTTCATCTCAAAGCCAACGTCATAGAGGCCATCAATGAACTCCTCACAGAGCTAG ATGGCACCACAGACAACATCGCCATGCAGGCCCTGGAACACATCCACTCCAACGAGGTCATCATGACTGTCGGCCGCTCACGTACCGTCGAGGCCTTCCTCAAAGACGCAGCGAGGAAACGCAAGTTCCACGTCATCGTGGCCGAGTGTGCCCCCTTCTGCCAG GGTCATGAAATGGCTACAGGTCTCTCCAAAGCGGGCATCGAGACCACTGTAATAGCAGATGCTGCCATATTTGCAGTGATGTCCCGAGTGAATAAG GTCATCATCGGCACACAGACAGTTCTAGCCAATGGCGGGCTCAGGGCGGTCAATGGAGCCCACTCTGTAGCTCTAGCAGCCAGGCACCACTCTACTCCCCTCATCGTCTGTGCTCCCATGTTCAAGCTCTCGCCTCAG GAGAGATTCTATCCAAGGTGA